One segment of Tautonia rosea DNA contains the following:
- a CDS encoding DUF1501 domain-containing protein, producing MSLDPRGPRRPLTRRQMLGRTGAGFGLLGLAGAMETAGLLSPPTAQGATATGLGGLHHPAKAKRVIFLFMNGAPSHVDTFDPKPALAKYAGEAPSADKFKLERKLKGGTFMPSPFRFRPHGESGVVMSELFPHLSHFADDLCVLRGMHTDTPNHEPGLLLMHSGHQQPTRPSLGSWLSYGLGSENANLPPFVVLCPGLPVVGPQLWSSAFLPGEHQGMSVNTSDLDVHAMIAHLKHSKLDRAEQRKQLDLIQQMNDLHRADRPHESALDAQISSLELAFQMQTEAGEAFDLSREPERLRETYGRTTFGQSCLLARRLVERDVRVVQVYYVDGRNKQPWDTHSANDKGHRRLCADADRATAALLGDLKARGLLDDTLVIWGGEFGRTPYSEPAKKGDPGRDHHHTGFSMFLAGGGVKGGYTHGATDEFGMNAIEGRMHVHDLHATALHLLGVDHERLTYRYSGRDFRLTDVYGSVIQDLIA from the coding sequence ATGAGCCTCGACCCCCGCGGCCCCCGCCGGCCCCTGACCCGTCGCCAGATGCTCGGACGTACGGGGGCCGGATTCGGCCTGCTCGGCCTGGCCGGTGCCATGGAAACCGCCGGCCTGCTCTCCCCGCCGACCGCTCAGGGAGCTACCGCCACCGGGCTCGGCGGCCTGCACCACCCGGCAAAGGCCAAACGGGTCATTTTCCTGTTCATGAATGGTGCTCCCTCGCACGTTGATACGTTCGACCCCAAGCCCGCTCTGGCGAAGTATGCGGGCGAAGCCCCCTCGGCCGACAAGTTCAAGCTGGAACGCAAACTCAAGGGGGGAACCTTCATGCCCTCCCCCTTCCGCTTTCGCCCTCACGGCGAGAGCGGCGTGGTGATGAGCGAGCTATTCCCGCACCTCTCCCACTTCGCCGATGACCTCTGCGTCCTCCGCGGCATGCATACCGATACGCCGAACCATGAGCCGGGCCTGTTGCTCATGCACTCCGGCCACCAGCAGCCGACCCGGCCAAGCCTCGGCTCGTGGCTCTCCTATGGCCTCGGCTCCGAGAACGCCAACCTGCCCCCCTTCGTCGTCCTCTGCCCTGGCTTGCCGGTCGTTGGGCCGCAACTCTGGTCGAGCGCCTTTCTGCCGGGCGAACATCAAGGCATGTCGGTCAACACCTCCGACCTTGATGTGCACGCGATGATCGCCCACCTGAAGCATTCGAAGCTCGACCGGGCTGAGCAGCGCAAGCAACTCGACCTCATCCAGCAGATGAACGACCTCCATCGTGCCGATCGGCCGCACGAATCGGCCCTCGACGCCCAGATCTCCTCCCTCGAACTCGCCTTCCAGATGCAGACCGAGGCCGGCGAGGCATTCGACCTCTCCCGAGAACCCGAGCGGCTCCGCGAGACCTACGGCCGCACCACCTTCGGCCAGTCTTGCCTGCTGGCTCGCCGCCTGGTTGAGCGCGACGTCCGCGTGGTCCAGGTCTACTACGTCGATGGCCGGAACAAGCAACCCTGGGACACCCACTCGGCCAACGACAAGGGGCACCGCCGCCTCTGTGCCGATGCCGACCGTGCCACCGCCGCCCTGCTCGGCGACCTGAAGGCCCGCGGCCTCCTCGACGACACCCTGGTCATCTGGGGCGGCGAGTTCGGCCGCACACCCTATTCCGAGCCGGCCAAGAAGGGCGATCCTGGCCGCGATCACCACCACACCGGCTTCTCGATGTTCCTGGCCGGTGGGGGGGTCAAGGGCGGTTACACCCACGGCGCGACCGACGAGTTCGGCATGAACGCCATCGAAGGCCGCATGCACGTTCACGACCTCCACGCCACCGCCCTGCACCTGCTCGGCGTCGACCACGAGCGCCTGACCTACCGCTACTCGGGCCGAGACTTCCGCCTGACCGACGTCTACGGCTCGGTTATCCAGGATCTGATCGCCTGA
- a CDS encoding PSD1 and planctomycete cytochrome C domain-containing protein translates to MSLVPNPVDRSRGQSLTTAVALAIVLGMAPHARASADEAEGLALFEAKIRPVLIEQCYSCHSAEENVAKGGLRLDSRAAMLQGGDGGPAVEPGDPELSLLIEAIRYDSYVQMPPSRKLPPEVIAAFEQWVTMGAPDPRSDDGSTPEPPTTGIDWDAARSSWTYQPPKRSEPPEVSDPSWVRSPIDAFILARLDDSGLVPNPEADRRTLARRLSIDLLGLPPDPLEVEAFVADPSPNAVEAFVDRLLASPHFGERWARVWLDLARYAEDQAHIVGDDTSLTYPNAYLYRDWLIKALNDDIPYDTFIRRQLAADLIEPADSDELAALGFIGLGPKYYRRNSPEVMAEEWEDRVDVVSRGLLGLTVACARCHDHKYDPISTEDYYALAGVFASTVMFNQPLTDECELDDDGEAKAPENAMHIIKDADPKDLNVFIRGNVEQKGPVARRHFLSVLSDGEPILLGDESSSGRLDLAEAIVDPSNPLTSRVFVNRVWGQLFGQSIVGTPSNFGILGEQPTHPELLDDLAARFVTEGGWSLKSLIRELATSSTYRQSSAITNAHRTIDPENTLYARAARKRLVVESWRDSVLAASGSLDRTVGGTSIDPSDPDVGRRTLYSRISRLELHPMLARFDFPDPNAHSDGRARTTTPLQKLFVLNSPFVTHHADRLADRLASEAGDDPDARIDLAYRLLFARPPSDAETQLALSFLGSDSCNDPERWAVYAQALLASNEFLLID, encoded by the coding sequence ATGAGCCTTGTCCCGAACCCGGTTGATCGCTCCCGCGGTCAAAGTCTCACCACGGCCGTGGCCCTTGCAATCGTGCTGGGAATGGCTCCGCACGCACGAGCCTCGGCCGACGAGGCCGAAGGGCTTGCCCTCTTCGAGGCGAAGATCCGCCCGGTCCTCATCGAGCAGTGCTATAGTTGCCACTCGGCCGAGGAAAATGTGGCCAAGGGCGGCCTTCGGCTCGACTCCCGCGCCGCCATGCTCCAGGGGGGGGACGGCGGCCCCGCCGTCGAGCCGGGAGACCCCGAGCTGAGCCTGCTCATCGAGGCTATTCGCTACGATTCTTATGTGCAGATGCCGCCCTCCCGGAAGCTCCCGCCCGAGGTCATCGCCGCCTTCGAACAGTGGGTGACGATGGGTGCCCCCGACCCCCGCTCCGACGACGGCTCAACACCCGAACCCCCGACCACCGGGATCGACTGGGATGCCGCCCGATCCTCCTGGACCTATCAGCCTCCGAAGCGCTCCGAACCGCCCGAGGTGTCCGACCCCTCCTGGGTCCGATCACCGATTGATGCCTTCATCCTCGCCCGCCTCGACGACTCCGGCCTGGTGCCGAACCCCGAGGCCGATCGCCGGACCCTCGCCCGTCGCCTCTCGATCGACCTGCTCGGCCTGCCCCCCGATCCGCTTGAGGTCGAGGCCTTCGTCGCCGACCCCTCTCCCAACGCCGTGGAAGCCTTCGTCGATCGACTGCTCGCCTCCCCCCACTTCGGCGAGCGCTGGGCACGTGTCTGGCTCGACCTGGCCCGCTACGCCGAAGACCAGGCCCATATCGTTGGCGATGACACCTCATTGACCTATCCCAACGCCTACCTCTATCGCGACTGGCTGATCAAGGCCCTCAACGACGACATTCCCTACGACACGTTCATCCGTCGTCAGCTTGCCGCTGACCTGATCGAACCGGCCGACTCCGACGAATTGGCCGCGCTCGGCTTCATTGGCCTCGGCCCGAAGTACTACCGCCGTAATTCCCCCGAGGTGATGGCCGAGGAGTGGGAAGACCGGGTCGATGTCGTCTCCCGAGGCCTGCTCGGCCTGACGGTCGCCTGCGCCCGCTGCCACGATCACAAGTATGATCCGATCTCGACCGAAGACTACTACGCCCTGGCCGGGGTCTTCGCCAGTACCGTCATGTTCAACCAGCCGCTGACCGACGAGTGCGAGCTGGACGACGACGGCGAGGCCAAGGCTCCCGAAAACGCCATGCACATCATCAAGGATGCCGATCCGAAGGACCTGAACGTCTTCATTCGCGGCAATGTCGAGCAAAAAGGGCCGGTCGCTCGCCGGCACTTCCTCTCGGTCCTGTCCGACGGCGAACCGATCCTCCTGGGAGACGAATCCTCGAGCGGTCGGCTCGACCTGGCCGAGGCGATCGTCGATCCGAGCAACCCCCTGACCTCCCGCGTCTTCGTCAACCGTGTTTGGGGCCAACTGTTCGGCCAGTCGATCGTCGGCACGCCCAGCAACTTCGGCATCCTCGGCGAACAGCCGACCCACCCCGAACTGCTCGACGACCTGGCCGCCCGCTTCGTCACCGAGGGGGGCTGGTCCCTCAAGTCCCTTATCCGAGAGCTGGCCACCTCCAGCACCTATCGCCAGTCGAGCGCCATCACCAACGCCCACCGCACGATTGACCCTGAGAACACCCTCTACGCCCGAGCCGCTCGCAAGCGCCTGGTGGTCGAAAGCTGGCGAGACTCGGTCCTGGCCGCCTCCGGCTCGCTCGACCGCACCGTCGGCGGCACGTCGATCGACCCGAGCGATCCCGACGTCGGCCGCCGCACCCTCTACAGCAGGATCAGCCGACTGGAGCTGCACCCGATGCTCGCCCGGTTCGACTTCCCCGACCCGAACGCCCATAGCGACGGCCGAGCCCGCACCACAACCCCGCTCCAGAAGCTCTTCGTCCTCAACAGCCCGTTCGTCACCCACCACGCCGATCGCCTCGCCGACCGCCTGGCGAGCGAGGCCGGAGACGACCCGGACGCCCGGATCGACCTGGCCTATCGCCTCCTCTTCGCCCGGCCCCCGAGCGATGCCGAAACACAACTGGCCCTCTCTTTCCTGGGCTCCGACTCCTGCAACGACCCCGAACGCTGGGCCGTGTATGCCCAGGCGTTGCTCGCATCGAATGAATTCCTCTTGATCGACTGA